In the genome of Culicoides brevitarsis isolate CSIRO-B50_1 unplaced genomic scaffold, AGI_CSIRO_Cbre_v1 contig_20, whole genome shotgun sequence, one region contains:
- the LOC134836392 gene encoding histone deacetylase 4-like isoform X4 codes for MKEMTRDSAVSRDRGIVVVSENANITMTNSQTGQPNTEDINQQILELRKEQEFQKQKLWQAFQEKNKELELQHKLQLEHKLQYVAYLQYGVFQELREQRLAEEQQQRERRERDALRQQKEKPQNCSANASTEVKQKLQTFLMQKKQAAASNGISMPNSSPYRNWGVIKSSSGESLPNSGAAVGSHPYKIPQPQTVISKYDSDYPLRKTASEPNLLKIRLKQSVIERKARAGPLGSKRHERILQAAQRRQKHHNQHVNSTNSTADSSPTSPPIIGSRNSPTSAPIAEENEDQSYGSASRSNINDLSLFSSPSMPNISLGRSHFLNAHNVNQMALLAQLHSNSTHSISGNPSGSSSSQQQQQQQQQQQQTYLPLELAEVPQGVMIPPPTMHLTTSQLAVSNQRHALSIYGHPQPITDAQVAQARLYKQGHRPLGRTQSAPLPLGHPMLTGAIHMQINPTHYENSEAERQAYDAQMQLKQRIRPSPFNRSGSNNILKEEDINEAIDLTDKSGPPRSSVTNNSNNCITGEDDAKMRDQEYLQQQREILIHNSIAAQMQCANSEDLSKYHRTPHHIRPLSRTLSSPLVVTSQQLPSLSSQSHSIGDTSQSSSEHLPPPVNLSISENKSPELSSLSYSSSLSIKPTTGLAFDSSMLKHACVCGDNSSHPEHSGRLQSVWARLMETGLALRCDRLRSRKATQEELQVVHTETHATLFGASQINRQKLEASRVSFVRLACGGVGVDLDTTWNEHHTGTAARMAAGCVIDLAFKVARGDIKNGFAIVRPPGHHAEPNAAMGFCFFNSVAIAARLLKQRLPDIRRILIVDWDVHHGNGTQQVFYEDPDILYLSIHRHDDGNFFPGTGGPTECGVGSGLGFNVNIPWSSGLNPPMGDAEYLAAFRTIVLPIAREFSPDIVIVSAGFDAAVGHPAPLGGYVVSPACFGHLTRQLTQLANGKVVLALEGGYDLPAICDSAQECVKALLGDEIAPISDIELRRTPCPSAVETLQKTIAIQITYWPCLKQLVHTVTLSTLEALSSERDESETVNAMAGLSMQPPNRTTKITTEEPMDQDELK; via the exons atgaaag aaatgaCGCGAGATTCTGCAGTTTCTCGAGATCGGGGTATTGTTGTTGTATCGGAGAACGCAAATATAACAATGACAAACTCTCAAACTGGTCAACCAAATACGGAAGATATCAATCAACAAATCTTAGAA TTGAGGAAAGAACAggaatttcaaaaacaaaaactatgGCAggcatttcaagaaaaaaacaaagagcTTGAATTGCAACATAAGCTTCAATTGGAACATAAATTACAA tATGTGGCGTACCTTCAATATGGCGTATTCCAGGAATTAAGAGAACAACGGCTTGCGGAAGAGCAACAGCAGCGGGAACGAAGGGAAAGAGATGCTTTAAGACAACAAAAGGAAAAACCGCAAAATTGTAGCGCAAATGCTAGCACAgaagtaaaacaaaaattacaa acatttttgatgcaaaaaaaacaagCAGCTGCCTCAAATGGCATATCCATGCCTAATTCATCTCCTTACAGGAATTg gGGAGTGATAAAAAGTTCATCTGGAGAATCATTACCTAATTCAGGTGCTGCAGTTGGCTCACATCCATATAAAATACCTCAACCTCAAACTGTTATTTCAAAATACGATTCAGACTATCCATTAAGAAAAACAG CGTCTGAGCCAAATTTGCTGAAGATTCGCCTGAAGCAGAGCGTTATTGAACGCAAAGCACGTGCAGGTCCTTTAGGAAGTAAGCGACATGAAAGGATACTTCAAGCAGCGCAACGTAGGCAAAAACACCATAACCAACATGTAAATAGTACAA ATTCAACAGCTGACTCTAGCCCCACATCACCACCAATTATTGGTTCGAGAAACTCACCAACGAGCGCTCCAATCGCTGAAGAAAATGAAGATCAGTCTTATGGCAGTGCTTCGCGGTCAAATATTAATGATTTGTCATTATTTAGTTCACCTTCAATGCCAAATATATCATTGGGGAGATCGCATTTTCTCAACGCTCACAATGTAAATCAAATGGCCCTACTTGCCCAGTTGCATAGTAATTCCACACACTCGATTTCTGGAAACCCATCAGGATCCTCTAGCtctcagcagcagcaacaacaacaacaacaacaacaacaaacttaTTTACCTTTAGAACTCGCCGAAGTTCCACAAGGTGTAATGATTCCTCCACCCACTATGCATTTGACCACCTCACAATTAGCAGTATCTAATCAAAGACATGCTCTTTCAATTTATGGACATCCTCAACCGATAACCGATGCGCAAGTAGCACAAGCACGTCTTTATAAGCAGGGACATCGTCCTTTGGGTCGAACTCAATCAGCTCCTCTCCCATTAGGACATCCCATGTTGACGGGCGCTATTCATATGCAAATAAATCCGACACACTATGAAAACAGTGAG GCTGAGAGACAAGCGTATGATGCACAGATGCAACTGAAACAAAGAATTCGTCCATCGCCATTCAACAGATCTGGGTCAAACAACATCCTTAAAGAAGAAGATATCAATGAG GCTATTGATTTAACCGACAAAAGTGGTCCGCCACGTTCTAGCGTGACAAACAACAGTAATAACTGCATTACTGGTGAAGATGACGCCAAAATGCGGGATCAAGAATACTTACAACAACAGCGAGAAATTTTGATTCACAATTCTATAGCGGCACAAATGCAGTGTGCTAATTCAGAAGACTTATCTAAGTACCACCGCACACCTCACCACATCCGTCCCTTATCACGTACCCTTTCTAGTCCACTTGTAGTAACATCACAACAACTTCCGTCATTGTCTTCACAAAGTCATTCTATAGGAGATACAAGCCAGAGCAGCAGTGAACACTTGCCTCCACCAGTCAACTTGTCTATTTCGGAAAATAAATCACCCGAACTTTCATCTTTGTCCTATAGTTCTTCATTATCAATCAAGCCCACAACTGGCCTAGCGTTCGATAGTTCAATGTTGAAACATGCCTGTGTATGTGGAGATAACTCGTCGCATCCTGAGCACAGTGGACGGTTACAAAGTGTTTGGGCGCGACTTATGGAAACAGGATTAGCACTCCGTTGTGACCGGTTGAGGTCACGCAAGGCCACACAAGAAGAGCTTCAAGTGGTCCACACAGAAACACATGCAACACTCTTTGGAGCCAGTCAGATAAATCGACAAAAGCTTGAGGCCAGTCGTGTGAGTTTTGTGCGATTAGCTTGCGGTGGAGTAGGAGTTGATCTTGATACAACATGGAATGAGCACCATACCGGAACAGCGGCTCGTATGGCAGCAGGTTGTGTTATAGATCTGGCCTTCAAGGTTGCACGCGGTGATATCAAAAATGGATTTGCTATAGTTCGCCCTCCCGGCCACCATGCAGAACCTAACGCTGCAATGGGATTTTGTTTCTTCAACTCGGTGGCGATAGCAGCTCGTTTATTAAAACAGCGGCTGCCCGATATTCGACGCATATTAATTGTCGATTGGGATGTCCATCACGGCAATGGAACGCAACAAGTGTTCTACGAGGATCCCGATATTTTGTATTTGTCAATTCATCGACACGACGATGGAAACTTTTTCCCTGGCACTGGTGGACCAACAGAATGCGGTGTTGGAAGTGGATTGGGCTTTAATGTAAACATACCGTGGTCAAGCGGTTTAAACCCACCGATGGGAGATGCCGAATATTTAGCTGCTTTTCGAACAATAGTTTTACCAATAGCACGCGAATTCTCTCCAGATATTGTAATTGTATCAGCAGGTTTTGATGCAGCGGTTGGCCATCCGGCACCTCTAGGTGGATATGTTGTCTCTCCGGCATGTTTTGGACATCTGACAAGACAGTTGACTCAACTTGCAAATGGCaag GTCGTGCTTGCACTTGAAGGTGGATATGATTTGCCTGCCATTTGTGATTCTGCTCAA